From one Triticum urartu cultivar G1812 chromosome 3, Tu2.1, whole genome shotgun sequence genomic stretch:
- the LOC125548506 gene encoding late embryogenesis abundant protein 14-like has translation MASRQDQASYHAGEAKARAEEKTGYVVGAAQDKAREAKDTASDAAGRAMGRGGDAKEATKEKAYEAKDAASDATGRAMDKGRGAAEATKEKGCEAKDKAAGTAQQTGSYIAQTAEAAKQKAAGAAQYTIDTARAGTEQTGSYIGQTAEAAKQKAGAAAQYAMDTAVAGKDKTGSLLVQAGETVKGAAVGAKDAVMNTIGMGGGTNGSTDVPAKDTSTYKPGTRDY, from the exons ATGGCTTCTCGTCAGGATCAGGCTAGCTACCACGCCGGGGAGGCCAAGGCCCGCGCCGAG GAGAAGACGGGGTACGTCGTGGGCGCGGCGCAGGACAAGGCGAGGGAGGCCAAGGACACGGCGTCCGACGCCGCGGGCCGTGCCATGGGCAGGGGCGGCGACGCCAAGGAGGCGACCAAGGAGAAGGCGTACGAGGCCAAGGACGCGGCGTCGGACGCCACCGGCCGCGCCATGGACAAGGGCCGCGGCGCCGCGGAGGCCACCAAGGAGAAGGGCTGCGAGGCCAAGGACAAGGCCGCCGGCACCGCGCAGCAGACCGGGAGCTACATCGCCCAGACGGCCGAGGCCGCCAAGCAGAAGGCGGCCGGCGCCGCCCAGTACACCATCGACACGGCCCGTGCCGGCACCGAGCAGACCGGGAGCTACATCGGGCAGACGGCCGAGGCCGCCAAGCAGAAGGCCGGCGCGGCCGCGCAGTATGCCATGGACACCGCCGTCGCCGGCAAGGACAAGACCGGCAGCCTCCTCGTGCAG GCAGGGGAGACGGTGAAGGGCGCGGCGGTGGGGGCGAAGGACGCCGTGATGAACACGATCGGAATGGGCGGCGGCACCAACGGCAGCACCGACGTCCCCGCCAAGgacaccagcacgtacaagcccGGGACCAGGGATTACTAA
- the LOC125548507 gene encoding germin-like protein 1-2, which yields MASARSVMLHVLLLAVALAAAPAVLSDPPPLQDFCVADLKAATAVDGFPCKAPSTVEDDDFFSDAMVAAPRTDTNPFGVNSTRATVSVFPGLNTLGLSITRTDLAVGGLNPPHSHPRGSELVLVLKGEVMVGFTSATNRLFTKVVKENELYVVPRGLQHYQLNVGTGDAVFMAMFDAQSPGLVTPTLALFATEPAMPMEVLTKTFLMGEDDVTAMKSKFAGF from the coding sequence ATGGCATCGGCTCGCTCCGTGATGCTCCACGTGCTGCTGCTCGCGGTGGCCCTCGCCGCGGCGCCGGCCGTCCTCTCGgacccgccgccgctccaggACTTCTGCGTGGCCGACCTCAAGGCCGCCACGGCGGTCGACGGGTTCCCCTGCAAGGCGCCGTCGACGGTGGAGGACGACGACTTCTTCTCCGACGCCATGGTCGCCGCGCCCAGAACCGACACCAACCCCTTCGGCGTCAACTCCACGCGCGCCACCGTGTCGGTCTTCCCGGGCCTCAACACGCTGGGCCTCTCCATCACGCGCACCGACCTCGCCGTGGGCGGCCTCAACCCGCCGCACTCGCACCCTCGCGGCTCCGAGCTCGTGCTGGTGCTCAAGGGCGAGGTCATGGTCGGCTTCACCTCGGCGACCAACCGGCTCTTcaccaaggtggtgaaggagaaCGAGCTCTACGTCGTGCCCCGCGGCCTGCAGCACTACCAGCTCAACGTTGGCACCGGCGACGCCGTGTTCATGGCCATGTTCGACGCCCAGTCGCCGGGCCTGGTCACGCCCACGCTCGCGCTCTTCGCGACCGAGCCGGCCATGCCCATGGAGGTGCTCACCAAGACCTTCCTCATGGGCGAAGATGATGTCACCGCCATGAAATCCAAATTCGCCGGCTTCTGA